A single window of Xylocopilactobacillus apicola DNA harbors:
- the uvrB gene encoding excinuclease ABC subunit UvrB, producing the protein MIERTTDNKFDLVTDYKPAGDQPQAIKKITEDFKKGVKEEILWGATGTGKTFTMSEIIANLNRPTLVLSHNKTLAGQLYGEFKEFFPHNAVEYFVSYYDYYQPEAYVPSSDTYIEKDASINDEIDKLRHSATSALLERNDVIVVASVSSIFGLGSPAEYRDHSVSIRPGMEISRNQLLKELVGIQYERNDIDFQRGRFRVRGDVVEIFPASQSEHAIRVDFFGDEVDSITEVDALTGEVLGKRNHIVIFPASHFMVNENQMDIALKGIETELDGRLKELKDDNKLLEAQRLEQRTHYDLEMLKEMGYTSGIENYSRHMDGRQAGEPPYTLIDFFPKDFLIMVDESHVTMPQIRGMYNGDRARKQTLVDYGFRLPSALDNRPLKLPEFEGHVNQILYVSATPGPYELDRTTNITEQIIRPTGLLDPIIEVRPIMGQIDDLVGEINKRIERNERVFVTTLTKKMAEDLTDYLKNLNISVRYLHSDVKTLERTEIIRDLRLGKFDVLVGINLLREGLDVPEVSLVAILDADKEGFLRAERSLIQTIGRASRNENGRVIMYADKITDSMQKAIDETKRRRTIQEKFNEEHGITPHTIIKPIRDNISAAVLEDEAKSQTDSVDYQKMNKAERKKVLENLRKQMKEAAKKLDFEDAAQLRDLILELEAQK; encoded by the coding sequence ATGATTGAAAGAACAACTGATAACAAATTTGATTTAGTGACCGATTATAAGCCAGCAGGCGATCAGCCTCAAGCGATTAAGAAGATTACTGAAGATTTTAAAAAAGGTGTCAAAGAGGAAATTCTCTGGGGAGCAACTGGGACTGGCAAGACTTTTACAATGTCTGAGATCATCGCCAACCTGAATCGGCCGACGTTGGTTTTATCACACAATAAAACCTTAGCAGGTCAGTTGTATGGTGAGTTTAAAGAATTCTTTCCGCACAACGCAGTTGAATATTTTGTGAGTTACTATGATTATTATCAACCTGAAGCGTACGTGCCTTCAAGTGATACATACATCGAAAAAGATGCTTCAATTAATGATGAAATCGATAAATTGCGCCATTCTGCCACTAGTGCGCTCTTAGAACGCAATGATGTAATTGTGGTAGCTTCGGTCTCTAGTATCTTTGGGCTGGGAAGTCCGGCTGAATATCGTGACCATTCGGTTTCGATTCGACCAGGAATGGAAATTTCGCGTAATCAGTTATTAAAAGAATTGGTTGGCATTCAATATGAAAGAAATGATATCGACTTTCAGCGCGGGCGTTTTCGAGTTCGTGGCGACGTAGTGGAAATTTTTCCAGCATCGCAAAGCGAACACGCTATTAGAGTCGATTTCTTCGGTGACGAAGTGGATTCGATCACAGAAGTTGATGCACTTACAGGCGAAGTTTTAGGCAAACGTAATCATATTGTGATTTTTCCGGCATCGCACTTTATGGTTAACGAAAATCAGATGGATATCGCCTTAAAGGGCATTGAAACTGAACTCGACGGACGATTGAAAGAGTTAAAAGATGATAACAAACTCCTAGAAGCCCAACGTCTAGAACAGCGGACCCATTATGATTTAGAAATGCTTAAAGAGATGGGTTATACTTCGGGAATTGAAAATTATTCGCGGCATATGGATGGGCGTCAAGCCGGAGAACCACCGTATACCCTAATTGATTTCTTTCCAAAGGATTTCTTGATCATGGTTGACGAGTCGCATGTGACCATGCCCCAAATTCGCGGGATGTACAATGGAGATCGCGCTCGTAAACAGACTTTGGTAGATTATGGTTTTCGCTTACCATCCGCGCTTGATAATCGACCGTTAAAACTCCCTGAGTTTGAAGGGCACGTCAATCAAATTCTTTACGTTTCGGCAACTCCGGGACCTTACGAGTTAGATCGAACGACAAATATTACCGAACAAATTATTAGACCAACTGGACTTTTAGATCCGATTATTGAGGTTAGGCCAATTATGGGCCAGATTGATGATTTAGTCGGGGAGATCAATAAGCGGATTGAGCGAAATGAGCGGGTTTTTGTCACGACTTTAACGAAGAAAATGGCAGAGGACTTGACAGATTATTTGAAAAACCTGAATATTTCTGTGAGATATCTTCATAGTGATGTCAAAACCCTTGAAAGGACCGAGATTATCCGTGATCTGCGACTGGGTAAGTTCGATGTATTAGTTGGGATTAATTTACTTAGAGAAGGTCTTGATGTGCCGGAAGTATCGCTCGTGGCGATCCTTGATGCTGATAAAGAGGGATTTTTGCGAGCTGAGCGTTCTTTAATCCAAACGATTGGTCGGGCTTCAAGAAATGAGAATGGTCGAGTAATCATGTACGCCGATAAAATCACTGATTCGATGCAAAAGGCGATCGATGAAACGAAGCGGCGACGGACGATCCAAGAGAAATTTAATGAAGAGCATGGGATTACGCCACATACGATCATTAAACCAATTCGGGATAATATTTCGGCGGCGGTTTTAGAGGATGAAGCCAAAAGTCAGACCGATAGCGTCGATTATCAGAAGATGAATAAGGCTGAGCGGAAAAAGGTACTTGAAAATTTGAGAAAACAGATGAAAGAAGCGGCGAAAAAGTTGGATTTCGAAGATGCCGCACAATTGCGTGATTTGATCTTAGAATTGGAGGCGCAAAAATAG
- a CDS encoding YfbR-like 5'-deoxynucleotidase gives MGLHQYLSSLNDLEKIYRAPGYFKFEQHSVAAHSFRVAEVAQLLGDLESLAGISVDWRMIYEKSLNHDYTERFIGDIKTPVKYASSELRKMLSTVESSMTDNFIEHEIPSQLQATFRRRLSEGKDDSLEGKILSVADKLDLLYESFGEIQKGNPEDVYFSMFEESLTTILKFQELYSVRYFVHKILPELLAEDFLYHERLSKIATTIMDSVELDEL, from the coding sequence GTGGGACTTCATCAGTATCTTAGTAGTTTAAACGATTTGGAGAAGATTTACCGGGCTCCGGGATATTTTAAATTTGAGCAGCATTCGGTCGCAGCGCATTCTTTTCGGGTGGCAGAGGTGGCTCAGCTTTTGGGTGACTTGGAGAGTTTGGCGGGCATTTCGGTTGATTGGCGCATGATTTATGAGAAGTCACTTAATCACGATTATACCGAGCGTTTTATTGGAGATATCAAGACGCCAGTTAAGTATGCTTCAAGTGAACTGCGAAAAATGTTGTCGACAGTTGAGTCATCAATGACTGATAACTTTATTGAACACGAAATTCCTTCCCAGCTTCAAGCAACTTTTAGAAGACGTTTGTCAGAGGGCAAGGATGACAGTCTTGAGGGTAAGATTCTTTCGGTGGCTGACAAATTGGATCTGTTGTATGAATCTTTTGGCGAAATTCAAAAAGGGAATCCTGAAGATGTATATTTCTCAATGTTTGAAGAGAGCCTTACGACAATTTTGAAATTTCAAGAACTTTACTCGGTTCGTTACTTTGTTCACAAGATATTGCCAGAATTATTGGCAGAAGATTTTCTTTATCATGAACGTCTAAGCAAAATCGCCACTACAATTATGGATTCAGTAGAGCTTGACGAGCTTTAA
- the whiA gene encoding DNA-binding protein WhiA, with the protein MSFAQDVKKELTLCSIDEPAADSELIALLMLTGSIHIIDKRLVLELKTENSATSRRIYSLFKTIFQLKPTVIVTEKNKLQKKPQFIIRIIENSQQVLERFKLSLDHFAQAATTFTNTPEKKAGFLRGAFLATGSVNNPKQSSYHLEIATQYENQAQQLQYLMKKLDFNARITSRRNGYIVYLKEAEKISDFLQILGATEAMLYFEDVRIVRDMRNSVNRVVNCETANMNKVIIAAQQQIDNIKLIYEVKGEQSFPDRLRSVAELRLKYPEASTEQLSRLLQEEMGEVVSKSGINYRLRKINTLAQQIRGVQK; encoded by the coding sequence ATGTCATTTGCCCAAGATGTAAAAAAAGAGTTAACCCTTTGTTCCATTGATGAACCTGCTGCAGATAGTGAGCTGATAGCACTTTTAATGCTGACAGGTTCGATTCATATTATTGATAAAAGGTTGGTTTTGGAATTAAAAACGGAGAATTCAGCGACCTCCCGCCGAATTTATTCGTTGTTTAAAACGATTTTTCAGTTGAAGCCGACGGTAATTGTGACCGAAAAAAATAAGCTGCAGAAAAAACCGCAGTTTATTATTCGGATTATTGAAAACTCTCAACAAGTATTAGAGCGATTTAAATTGTCGCTGGATCATTTTGCGCAGGCAGCGACCACTTTCACCAATACCCCAGAGAAGAAGGCCGGTTTTTTGCGAGGAGCGTTTTTAGCAACCGGTAGTGTTAATAATCCAAAGCAATCCAGTTATCATTTAGAGATTGCAACTCAATATGAAAATCAAGCCCAACAGCTTCAGTATTTGATGAAGAAGCTTGATTTTAATGCGCGGATTACCAGCCGTCGCAATGGCTATATTGTTTATTTGAAAGAGGCTGAAAAAATTAGCGACTTTTTGCAGATTCTTGGCGCCACCGAAGCGATGCTTTATTTTGAAGACGTTCGAATTGTGCGAGATATGCGAAATTCGGTTAATCGGGTGGTCAATTGCGAAACGGCAAATATGAATAAAGTGATTATAGCTGCGCAGCAGCAAATCGATAATATTAAATTAATCTATGAAGTGAAAGGAGAACAATCTTTTCCTGATCGGCTGAGAAGCGTTGCTGAATTGAGGCTTAAATATCCAGAAGCCTCAACTGAACAGTTAAGTAGATTACTTCAAGAAGAGATGGGAGAAGTTGTTAGTAAGTCCGGTATCAATTATCGCTTGCGTAAGATTAATACTTTAGCTCAACAAATCAGAGGTGTACAAAAATAG
- a CDS encoding gluconeogenesis factor YvcK family protein, with protein MNRENKIVRVIKGRRPNIVVIGGGTGLPVVLRGLRDLNANLTAVVTVADNGGSSGIIRNYMNVVPPGDIRNVLVSLSDLPKEELEIFQYRFQSNDSFFSGHAIGNLIIAALSEMRGGIFTAIQILSQMMQVDGHVYPACNIPLTLHAEFTDGSQAVGEAEIVKSGKQIARVWVKEINSDAEPYAVDDVIDAIMNAKVVVLGPGSLFTSILPNLMISNLGEALVKTKAQVVYICNLMTQKGETEHFTDAMHIEVLNKHLKHDFIDTILVNDGKIPERYLKHPTGDGYLETVPDDFQKLRDLGLKVIMDDFLDLRENGVYHNGNKIAKEIIDLSLSN; from the coding sequence ATGAATAGAGAAAATAAAATTGTTCGGGTCATTAAAGGCCGACGGCCAAATATTGTCGTGATTGGTGGTGGCACTGGCTTACCAGTAGTTTTGCGCGGCTTAAGAGATCTTAATGCTAATTTAACGGCAGTGGTGACAGTCGCTGATAACGGCGGCTCATCTGGCATTATTCGCAATTATATGAATGTTGTTCCGCCTGGAGATATTCGTAATGTGCTGGTTTCGCTATCAGATTTGCCGAAAGAAGAATTGGAAATTTTTCAGTATCGTTTTCAAAGTAATGATTCTTTCTTTTCGGGTCACGCGATTGGCAACTTAATTATTGCAGCACTTTCTGAGATGCGCGGGGGGATTTTTACCGCGATTCAGATTCTTTCCCAGATGATGCAAGTCGATGGGCACGTTTATCCCGCTTGTAATATTCCATTGACCTTGCACGCAGAGTTTACTGACGGGAGCCAGGCAGTCGGCGAAGCAGAGATTGTGAAATCAGGCAAGCAAATTGCTCGGGTGTGGGTTAAAGAAATTAATAGCGATGCTGAGCCTTACGCAGTTGATGACGTGATAGATGCGATCATGAACGCTAAAGTAGTTGTTTTAGGTCCGGGAAGCCTATTTACTAGCATTTTACCTAATCTCATGATTTCTAACTTGGGAGAGGCGCTAGTAAAAACTAAGGCCCAGGTTGTTTATATCTGTAACTTGATGACTCAAAAAGGTGAAACTGAGCATTTCACGGATGCGATGCACATTGAAGTCCTGAATAAGCATTTGAAGCATGATTTTATTGACACTATTTTGGTTAATGACGGCAAAATACCAGAACGTTATTTGAAGCATCCAACAGGTGATGGGTATTTAGAAACAGTGCCTGACGATTTTCAAAAGCTGCGAGATTTAGGTTTGAAAGTTATCATGGATGATTTTCTTGATTTGAGAGAAAATGGGGTTTACCATAATGGGAACAAGATTGCCAAGGAAATAATAGATTTATCACTGTCCAATTGA
- the rapZ gene encoding RNase adapter RapZ, whose translation MEDDIEVVIITGMSGAGKTVAAQCFEDMGYFCVDNMPPALFSKFWELIIKNSSIKKIALVIDLRSNVFFEQVTSFLNFLATKTHQVKIMFLDATDDILVARYKETRRNHPLAPEGRLMDGIARERELLREVRKRSQLVIDTTNLKPNDLRQQIFHNFKEGHEQPFFIEIISFGFKYGIPIDADYVIDLRFIKNPFYVEKLKPLTGLDEPVREYVMEQPETESFYEGFYNLMKQIIPGFKKQGKQNLTIAVGCTGGQHRSVAIAQRLHDDFAKDYSVDITHRDIHKDVRVDSDE comes from the coding sequence GTGGAAGACGATATTGAAGTAGTAATCATTACCGGCATGAGTGGGGCAGGAAAGACTGTCGCTGCTCAATGCTTTGAGGATATGGGATATTTTTGTGTGGATAATATGCCTCCTGCGCTATTTTCAAAGTTCTGGGAACTAATTATTAAGAATTCTTCAATCAAAAAGATTGCGCTGGTGATTGATTTACGTTCAAATGTATTCTTTGAGCAAGTTACTTCATTTCTAAATTTTCTCGCAACAAAAACCCATCAAGTCAAAATTATGTTTCTTGATGCCACGGACGATATTTTGGTAGCACGTTATAAAGAAACACGCCGTAACCATCCTTTGGCGCCTGAGGGACGGTTAATGGACGGGATTGCTCGTGAGCGTGAATTATTAAGAGAGGTTCGCAAACGTTCCCAGCTTGTGATTGATACAACGAATTTGAAACCGAATGATTTGCGACAACAAATTTTCCACAATTTCAAAGAAGGTCACGAACAGCCCTTCTTTATTGAAATCATTAGTTTTGGTTTCAAATATGGAATTCCAATTGATGCCGATTATGTGATTGATTTGCGTTTCATTAAGAACCCTTTCTATGTTGAAAAATTGAAACCTTTGACGGGCCTTGATGAGCCAGTGCGTGAATATGTGATGGAACAGCCAGAGACAGAATCTTTCTATGAAGGATTTTACAATTTGATGAAACAAATAATTCCGGGTTTTAAGAAACAAGGCAAGCAAAATTTGACCATAGCCGTTGGTTGCACAGGAGGCCAGCACCGTTCGGTCGCCATTGCTCAAAGGCTTCATGATGATTTTGCTAAAGATTATTCAGTAGATATCACTCATCGTGATATTCATAAAGATGTGCGGGTCGACTCAGATGAATAG
- a CDS encoding phospho-sugar mutase, with protein MNYKREYKKWAEFEGLDEELKTQMQEMSEDEKAEAFGYPMEFGTAGMRGYLGPGAGQMNIYTVKQATEGLARFIARTGDPARRDGVVISYDSRYHSRDFAFCAAGVLGAHDIKTYLFDDIRPTPELSFSLRELGAFAGIMITASHNPKRYNGYKIYGPDGGQMGPDNVSIVTQYIRKAKKIFEIPEKSIYKMRDEHLLQMIGFDLDEKYLAQVQTVSVDHELIAKWADQTKIVYTPLYGTGKVIGYKALKNVGFTNFRMVEKQAIADPEFPGAPTPNPEYEETFVAAKNIGHEIDADVLVATDPDADRLGVEVKMPDGNYKQITGNQIAAIILNYILTAKKAQDKLPFNAVMIESIVSSTLPQKIAADFNVRTIQVETGFKFIAEKIRRLERDCNGTFIFGFEESYGFLLKGFVRDKDAIQAITIMAEIAAYYKSQGKTIYDGLQEIFAKYGYFVEKTISKEFEGAAGKEQMEAIMTRLRSEHIHEFASIKVESIEDYDNNLRTNSDGSVEELNMPKSNVLKYILADGSWIAARPSGTEPKIKFYFGTQGESQQEAQENLDRLIKNLNAHIE; from the coding sequence ATGAACTATAAAAGAGAATATAAAAAATGGGCTGAATTTGAAGGTTTAGATGAAGAGTTGAAGACGCAGATGCAAGAGATGTCAGAGGATGAAAAAGCCGAAGCTTTTGGCTATCCAATGGAATTTGGGACTGCAGGGATGCGCGGCTATCTGGGACCTGGCGCTGGTCAAATGAACATTTATACAGTTAAACAGGCAACTGAAGGGCTTGCACGTTTCATAGCTCGAACCGGAGATCCTGCTAGAAGGGACGGAGTTGTAATTAGCTATGATTCTCGCTATCACTCGCGGGACTTTGCTTTTTGTGCTGCAGGAGTTTTGGGCGCTCACGATATTAAAACTTACCTTTTTGATGATATTCGCCCGACACCGGAGCTGTCATTTTCGCTTCGGGAACTTGGTGCTTTTGCAGGTATCATGATTACGGCAAGTCATAATCCTAAGCGTTATAATGGGTACAAAATTTATGGACCTGATGGCGGCCAAATGGGGCCGGATAATGTGTCGATCGTTACTCAGTACATTCGTAAGGCTAAAAAAATTTTTGAAATCCCAGAAAAATCGATCTATAAAATGCGGGACGAACATTTGCTTCAAATGATTGGTTTTGATCTTGATGAGAAATATTTGGCGCAGGTTCAGACCGTGAGTGTTGACCATGAACTAATTGCTAAATGGGCAGATCAGACGAAGATTGTTTATACTCCGCTTTATGGGACTGGCAAGGTTATTGGTTACAAGGCATTAAAAAATGTGGGCTTTACGAATTTTAGAATGGTTGAAAAGCAAGCGATTGCTGATCCCGAATTTCCAGGTGCTCCGACTCCGAATCCTGAATACGAAGAAACTTTTGTAGCTGCCAAAAATATTGGTCATGAGATTGACGCAGATGTCTTAGTTGCAACTGACCCGGATGCCGATCGATTAGGCGTTGAAGTGAAAATGCCTGATGGTAATTATAAGCAAATCACCGGCAATCAGATTGCGGCAATTATTCTTAATTATATATTGACAGCCAAAAAAGCTCAGGATAAATTGCCTTTTAATGCTGTAATGATAGAATCAATCGTCTCAAGTACGTTACCTCAAAAAATTGCAGCTGACTTCAATGTGAGAACTATTCAGGTTGAAACTGGGTTTAAGTTTATTGCTGAGAAAATTCGTAGATTGGAACGTGATTGTAATGGGACTTTTATTTTTGGTTTTGAGGAAAGCTATGGCTTTTTGCTAAAGGGGTTTGTGCGCGATAAAGATGCAATTCAGGCAATTACGATCATGGCTGAGATTGCCGCTTATTATAAGTCGCAAGGCAAGACGATTTATGATGGTCTACAAGAAATTTTTGCCAAGTATGGATATTTCGTTGAAAAGACAATCTCTAAAGAATTCGAAGGAGCTGCTGGTAAAGAACAGATGGAAGCAATCATGACGAGACTAAGAAGCGAACACATTCATGAATTTGCGAGCATTAAAGTGGAATCGATCGAAGATTATGATAATAATTTGCGCACTAACAGTGACGGTTCTGTTGAAGAACTCAATATGCCGAAATCGAACGTTTTGAAATACATTCTAGCAGACGGATCTTGGATTGCAGCCAGACCATCAGGTACTGAACCGAAAATCAAATTTTACTTTGGAACTCAAGGTGAAAGCCAACAGGAAGCACAGGAAAATTTGGATCGCCTAATTAAAAATCTCAATGCGCATATTGAATAG
- the uvrA gene encoding excinuclease ABC subunit UvrA gives MVNRENRNIVIRGARENNLKNVDLTIPKNALVVFTGLSGSGKSSLAFDTLYAEGRRRYVESLSSYARQFLGKIEKPDVDSIEGLSPAISIDQKTTSKNPRSTVGTVTEINDYLRLLWARVGHPICPNDGTEITSQSVEQMVNRILGLPEGQRIQILSPIIRQKRGQHQKVFDRIKREGYVRVLVDDEVHDISDDFELSKNKKHDISVVVDRIVVKDGIKSRLFDSLEAALRLADGYADIDVIGSDPLIFSEHYACPLCGFTVGEIEPRLLSFNAPFGACETCDGLGVQLQVDEDLVVPDRRKTLNEGALAAWNPISSKYYPEMLRQACEHFGIDLDTPFEKLPAKDQDLVLHGSKGQTFPFHFVNDFGNISDGDFAFEGVMNNIDRRYHETNSEFTRSVMHQYMDEIKCSTCHGARLNRQALAIKVNGKNIAEICELPIKKELDFFETLTFTPQEKTIATPILKEVNDRLTFLVNVGLDYLSLSRAAGTLSGGEAQRIRLATQIGSNLSGVLYILDEPSIGLHQRDNDRLIASLKNMRDLGNTLIVVEHDEETMLAADYLVDIGPGAGDHGGNIVAAGTPDEVKANPKSLTGQYLSGAKKIPVPKTRRQGDGKEVILTGASGHNLKNVDVTIPRGELVLVTGVSGSGKSTLVNGTLKRAMRQKLRLSTSKPEPYQKISGLEGIEKLVSIDQSPIGRTPRSNPATYTGVFDDIRDLFAQTNDAKMRGYKKGRFSFNTKGGRCEACHGDGILKIEMNFLPDVYVTCDVCHGQRYNSETLEVAYKGKNIYDVLEMRIEEAVNFFENHAKIKRKLQTIVDVGLGYLKLGQSALDLSGGEAQRMKLASELQKKSSGKNFYILDEPTTGLHTDDIARLLDVLNRLVDQGNTVLIIEHNLDVIKSADYVIDLGPVGGDRGGEIIARGTPEEVAKVKKSFTGQYLAQVLKKG, from the coding sequence ATGGTAAACCGGGAAAATCGTAATATTGTAATTAGAGGAGCGCGGGAAAATAATCTCAAAAATGTTGATTTAACAATTCCCAAAAATGCGTTGGTGGTTTTTACAGGTCTTTCCGGTTCGGGTAAAAGTTCACTCGCTTTCGATACGCTTTATGCTGAGGGGCGAAGAAGATATGTTGAAAGTTTGTCGAGCTATGCCCGACAATTTTTAGGAAAAATTGAAAAGCCGGATGTTGATAGTATTGAAGGCCTTTCACCGGCAATTTCAATCGATCAAAAGACCACTTCGAAAAATCCACGTTCGACGGTTGGAACAGTTACGGAAATCAATGATTACTTGCGGCTTTTGTGGGCCCGAGTTGGGCATCCCATCTGCCCTAATGATGGGACGGAAATTACCAGCCAGTCAGTCGAACAGATGGTTAATCGAATTTTAGGTCTTCCTGAAGGGCAAAGAATTCAGATTCTAAGCCCGATTATTCGGCAAAAACGTGGACAGCACCAGAAAGTTTTCGATCGCATCAAAAGAGAAGGTTACGTTCGTGTGCTTGTAGATGATGAGGTTCACGATATTTCTGATGATTTTGAGCTGAGTAAAAACAAAAAGCACGATATTTCAGTGGTAGTTGACCGGATTGTGGTTAAAGACGGGATTAAAAGTCGACTTTTTGATTCGCTTGAAGCGGCGCTGAGACTGGCTGATGGTTATGCAGATATTGATGTGATTGGATCTGATCCTTTAATTTTCTCTGAACACTATGCTTGTCCGCTTTGTGGGTTTACGGTTGGCGAAATAGAACCTCGGCTACTCTCGTTTAATGCACCTTTTGGGGCGTGTGAAACCTGTGATGGGCTTGGAGTTCAACTTCAAGTAGATGAAGATTTGGTGGTTCCTGATCGAAGAAAGACCCTAAACGAAGGAGCACTAGCTGCATGGAATCCGATATCTAGTAAATATTATCCCGAAATGCTGCGGCAAGCATGTGAGCATTTTGGAATTGATCTGGATACACCGTTTGAGAAATTACCTGCTAAAGATCAAGATTTGGTTCTGCATGGTTCAAAAGGTCAAACTTTTCCGTTTCATTTCGTCAATGATTTTGGCAATATCAGTGATGGAGACTTTGCTTTTGAAGGGGTGATGAATAATATTGATCGGCGCTACCACGAGACCAACAGTGAATTTACACGTTCAGTGATGCATCAATATATGGACGAGATTAAGTGCTCGACGTGTCACGGGGCGCGCTTAAATCGTCAAGCACTAGCGATTAAAGTTAACGGTAAAAATATCGCCGAAATTTGTGAACTCCCGATCAAAAAAGAGCTTGATTTCTTTGAAACTTTAACTTTTACACCGCAAGAAAAGACGATTGCCACGCCGATTTTAAAAGAAGTGAATGATCGGTTAACGTTTTTAGTGAACGTCGGCTTAGATTATTTGTCATTGAGTCGAGCAGCAGGGACACTCTCAGGTGGAGAGGCTCAGCGGATTCGATTGGCAACCCAAATTGGTTCTAATCTTTCAGGAGTTTTGTATATTTTAGATGAGCCTTCGATTGGTCTACATCAGCGTGATAATGATCGTTTAATTGCCTCATTGAAGAATATGCGCGATTTGGGCAACACTTTAATTGTCGTCGAACACGATGAAGAGACGATGCTTGCAGCTGACTATTTAGTGGATATCGGCCCAGGTGCAGGAGATCACGGCGGGAATATTGTAGCTGCTGGGACGCCAGATGAAGTGAAAGCTAACCCGAAATCGCTGACTGGTCAATATCTTTCTGGAGCAAAGAAAATTCCAGTCCCCAAAACAAGACGGCAAGGTGACGGGAAAGAAGTAATTTTAACTGGTGCGAGTGGTCATAATCTAAAAAATGTTGACGTGACAATCCCCCGTGGAGAGCTCGTTTTAGTGACAGGAGTTTCAGGTTCAGGGAAATCGACCTTAGTTAACGGAACGCTTAAAAGAGCAATGCGGCAAAAACTTCGCTTATCGACTAGTAAACCGGAGCCATATCAGAAGATTTCAGGTCTAGAAGGCATTGAAAAGCTCGTTAGTATCGATCAAAGTCCAATTGGCCGGACGCCTCGTTCTAATCCTGCAACGTATACCGGAGTTTTTGACGATATCAGAGATCTTTTTGCCCAGACTAACGATGCTAAGATGCGCGGATATAAGAAAGGTCGATTTAGTTTTAATACTAAGGGTGGCCGTTGTGAGGCGTGTCACGGCGATGGGATTTTAAAAATCGAGATGAATTTTTTGCCGGATGTTTATGTTACTTGTGATGTTTGCCATGGACAGCGTTATAATTCAGAGACCTTAGAGGTTGCATATAAGGGCAAAAATATTTATGATGTGCTAGAGATGCGAATTGAAGAAGCGGTGAACTTCTTTGAAAATCATGCTAAGATTAAACGTAAATTGCAAACGATTGTCGATGTCGGCCTTGGTTATTTGAAGTTGGGGCAAAGTGCGCTTGATCTTTCTGGTGGTGAGGCGCAACGAATGAAATTGGCCTCGGAGCTGCAAAAGAAATCAAGCGGGAAGAATTTTTATATTTTGGATGAGCCGACAACCGGACTTCATACCGATGACATTGCCCGGTTATTAGATGTGTTGAATCGCCTTGTGGATCAGGGAAATACAGTTTTAATCATTGAACATAATTTAGATGTCATTAAGTCGGCGGATTATGTGATCGATCTTGGGCCAGTCGGTGGAGACCGTGGTGGCGAAATTATTGCCCGCGGGACGCCGGAAGAAGTTGCCAAGGTTAAGAAATCATTTACAGGACAGTACTTAGCTCAAGTACTTAAGAAAGGGTAA